One genomic segment of Pyruvatibacter mobilis includes these proteins:
- a CDS encoding TIGR00341 family protein, translated as MALQLIEVTADHGHVDTLVALGEQKNALDVYADERGEMDRCLVRYVISTKRSQELLDALQAAIGAQENWRAVVLPIQASVPGPEDNARPPADEVARRFSFASITVSREVIWNEVTKGARLDLNFLILTVLSTITAGIGMLTDNVAVVIGAMVIAPLLGPNLAFAFGTAIGDRTLMFRALGTNVVGIILALFFSYVIGAFWTGALQSPELLSRTVVGFDSIALALAAGAAAVLSLTTGLSATLVGVMVAVALLPPAAAVGIMLGSGNLAAAGSAGLLLAVNIACVNLVAQIVFVAKGIGPRTWAEKKASRPARYINVSVWLLLVVVLATAIWFARETEGVAEGQGFASPSDVSVD; from the coding sequence GTGGCGCTGCAGCTCATCGAAGTGACGGCCGATCATGGCCATGTGGATACGCTGGTTGCCCTTGGCGAACAGAAGAACGCGCTCGACGTCTATGCGGATGAGCGCGGGGAGATGGACCGGTGCCTGGTGCGCTACGTCATCTCCACCAAGCGGTCGCAGGAACTGCTGGACGCGCTGCAGGCGGCCATCGGCGCGCAGGAAAACTGGCGGGCGGTGGTGCTGCCGATCCAGGCCAGCGTGCCGGGGCCGGAGGACAATGCGCGGCCGCCGGCGGATGAGGTGGCGCGGCGGTTCTCGTTTGCGTCGATCACCGTCAGCCGCGAAGTGATCTGGAACGAGGTGACCAAGGGCGCGCGGCTTGATCTCAATTTCCTGATCCTCACGGTGCTGTCCACCATCACGGCGGGCATCGGCATGCTGACGGACAATGTGGCAGTGGTGATCGGCGCCATGGTGATCGCACCGCTGCTGGGGCCGAACCTCGCCTTTGCCTTCGGCACGGCGATCGGCGACCGGACGCTGATGTTCCGGGCGCTGGGCACCAATGTGGTTGGGATTATCCTGGCGCTGTTCTTTTCCTATGTGATCGGCGCGTTCTGGACGGGCGCGCTTCAATCCCCGGAGCTGCTGTCGCGCACGGTGGTGGGGTTTGACAGCATCGCGCTGGCGCTGGCTGCGGGGGCTGCGGCGGTGCTGTCGCTCACCACGGGGCTGTCGGCGACGCTGGTGGGGGTGATGGTGGCCGTGGCGCTGCTGCCGCCCGCGGCTGCCGTGGGCATCATGCTCGGCAGCGGCAATCTTGCGGCTGCGGGCAGCGCGGGGCTGCTGCTGGCGGTGAACATTGCGTGTGTGAACCTGGTGGCGCAGATCGTGTTCGTCGCCAAGGGCATCGGCCCGCGCACCTGGGCAGAGAAGAAAGCATCGCGCCCGGCGCGCTACATCAATGTGTCGGTGTGGCTGCTGCTGGTGGTGGTGCTGGCCACCGCCATCTGGTTCGCGCGCGAGACGGAAGGCGTGGCCGAGGGGCAGGGCTTTGCATCGCCTTCGGATGTGTCCGTGGACTGA
- a CDS encoding PLDc N-terminal domain-containing protein: MFGLEVGGLFGLIWLIIILWAIIKVAQSNAGALAKAIWIVVLLFLPLIGLIAWLLFGPKG; this comes from the coding sequence ATGTTCGGTTTGGAAGTCGGCGGCCTATTCGGCCTCATCTGGCTCATCATCATCCTCTGGGCCATCATCAAGGTCGCCCAGTCCAACGCAGGCGCGCTGGCCAAGGCCATCTGGATCGTCGTGCTTCTGTTCCTGCCGCTGATCGGCCTCATCGCCTGGCTGCTGTTCGGCCCCAAGGGCTGA
- a CDS encoding tetratricopeptide repeat protein produces MPTDKQGNPLNGATADAADLFAGALDDFNRYAGDPLGKLDEAIAAAPDFAMAHLLKGHIYATATEPAACKAAAGILAEVRKLPLTDREQSHAEALAHVIDGNWTKAALTLDHHSMTWPHDMAALQIGHLIDFFRANARDLRDRLSRALPLWPEDMHGRSFLMGMHAFGLEEAGDYDAAEAVGREALALEPADCWAHHAVAHVMEMQGRAEDGIGWMVARQPYWAADGVFFQTHNWWHWALFHMDLEDYGAALRLYDDHVRAEPSQLAVDLVDAAALLWRLDLAGIDTGDRWGELADSWKVHADGCLYPFNDMHAAMAYIGAGRLADLDDLLSDYRANAKEVTEVDRWWTSFGLPLLEGFEAFAKDDFDTAADRLHGARYIANAFGGSHAQRDVIDWTLMEACLRGGLRSKAEALAHERLTQKPLSAVNRGFLARALAQPEG; encoded by the coding sequence ATGCCGACCGACAAGCAGGGAAACCCCCTCAACGGTGCCACAGCTGACGCCGCCGACCTGTTCGCCGGCGCGCTGGATGATTTCAACCGCTATGCGGGCGACCCGCTGGGCAAGCTCGACGAAGCGATTGCCGCCGCGCCGGACTTCGCCATGGCGCATCTCCTGAAGGGCCATATCTACGCCACCGCCACGGAGCCCGCCGCCTGCAAGGCCGCGGCGGGCATCCTGGCGGAAGTGCGCAAGCTGCCCCTCACCGACCGCGAGCAGAGCCACGCCGAAGCGCTGGCCCATGTGATCGACGGCAACTGGACAAAAGCCGCCCTCACCCTCGACCACCATTCCATGACCTGGCCGCACGACATGGCGGCGCTCCAGATCGGCCATCTGATCGATTTCTTCCGCGCCAATGCGCGTGACCTGCGCGACCGCCTGTCCCGCGCCCTGCCCCTGTGGCCGGAGGACATGCACGGCCGCTCATTCCTGATGGGCATGCACGCTTTCGGGCTGGAAGAAGCCGGCGACTATGATGCCGCCGAAGCCGTGGGCCGCGAGGCCCTGGCGCTGGAGCCCGCCGACTGCTGGGCCCACCACGCCGTCGCCCATGTGATGGAGATGCAGGGCCGCGCCGAGGACGGCATCGGCTGGATGGTCGCCCGCCAGCCCTATTGGGCCGCCGACGGCGTCTTCTTCCAGACCCACAATTGGTGGCACTGGGCCCTGTTCCACATGGATCTCGAAGACTACGGCGCGGCCTTGCGCCTTTATGACGATCATGTCCGCGCCGAGCCATCCCAGCTCGCCGTCGATCTGGTGGACGCCGCGGCCCTCCTGTGGCGGCTTGATCTTGCGGGCATCGATACCGGCGACCGCTGGGGAGAGCTGGCCGACAGCTGGAAGGTTCACGCCGACGGCTGCCTCTACCCCTTCAACGACATGCACGCGGCCATGGCCTATATCGGCGCGGGCCGCCTTGCGGATCTCGATGACCTCCTGTCGGATTACCGCGCCAACGCCAAGGAAGTGACCGAGGTTGACCGCTGGTGGACCAGCTTCGGCCTGCCCCTGCTCGAAGGGTTCGAAGCCTTTGCGAAGGATGATTTCGACACCGCAGCCGACCGCCTGCACGGCGCCCGCTACATCGCGAATGCCTTCGGCGGCAGCCACGCCCAGCGCGACGTCATCGACTGGACCCTGATGGAAGCCTGCCTGCGCGGCGGCCTGCGCAGCAAGGCTGAAGCCCTGGCCCATGAGCGGCTGACCCAGAAGCCCCTGAGCGCCGTCAATCGCGGCTTCCTTGCCCGCGCCCTCGCCCAGCCCGAAGGGTAA